The Mycolicibacterium flavescens genomic interval CCTCGGCGCACTGGCGCGCCTGATTCTGCCCGGTAAGCAGAACATCGGTGTTCTCATCACCGTGCTGCTCGGTGCAGTGGGAGCCCTGCTCGGCTCGTGGATTTCGAATGAGATGTTCGGCACCGGGGACAAGATGTTCTCCCCGATCCCATTCGTCATCGGGCTGGTAGTGGCCATCATCCTTATTGGCATCTACGTGGCGATCACCGGACGGCGGGGCACGGGAGCGCCGAGAACGCGCTAACGCCCCGGCGGGGCCAACCGATAGACCGCGTCGGCGTAGTCGTCGGTGATGTAGACGGCGCCGTCGGGCCCGACCACCGCGGCGACCGGTCGGCCCCACCGCGAGCCGTCTTCGGACTGGAACCCGCCGACCAGCGTCTGCTTGTCGGCGAGTTCGCCGTTGCGCCAGCCGAAGAACGCCACCTCGGGGGCATACGGCGGCTCGCGGTTCCATGACCCGTGCACGCCGATGAGGGCGCCGCTGGAGTACGGGGCCGGTAACGCGCCGTCGGTGAAGCTCATCCCGAGCGGGGCGGCATGTGCGCCGAGGCTCTGTTCGATCGGCGGCAGGGCCGCACAGTCGAGGCGGCTGCCGTCGGCGTTCGTCTGTACGTCGCGGATCAACGGCAGCCGCGCCGGCCCACCGTCGGGATTGCAGAAGGGCCAGCCCAGTTCGCGGCCGGGTGTCAGTCGCGCCACCGATTCCGGCGGATGCAGGCTGACGTAATCCTGGCGGACCTGGCCGGTCTGCGGGTCGGCGACGTTGTCGCGGTTGTTGACCGCGGTCCACACCGCTCCGTCCGGCGCGATCGCCAGGCCGGTCCCGTTGCGGACCCCGGTCGCGAACGGCTCGGCGGGGCCACCTCCCGGCGCGACCCGCATGATCGTGGCGCGCGGCGGATCGGCGTCGCGATCGGCGGCCGTGATGTTGCCCGTCGAGCCAATCGAGAAGTAGACGCTGCCGTCGGGGCCGATCGCGACTGATTTGAGGGCGTGGGCATACGCGCCGCGCAGGTCCGGACTTCCCGCGTCGGGTAGATCCGCCGCCACGGTGCGCCGATCGGTGGCCGCGCCGTCGGCGTAGGTGTAGGCGTCGACCTGGTCGCTTTCGGCGACGTAGAGCGTGTCACCTGCGAACGCGAGCCCATGCGGCTGGTCGAGTCCTGAGAGCAGGGTCGACTGGCGAGGTTGCGCATCGGTGGGCTGCAGCCGCAACACCTCGCCCGTGCTGGGCTGCGACACCAGAAGCGCGCCGTCGGGTGCCCACGCGGCCAGCCTGGCCTTCGGAACGCGCGCCCACACCGCCATCGACCAACCGGCGGGAACGAGCGCCTGACGCGGCTCATTGAACGGCGCCTGCGCCAGGGCCGGGTCGACGGTGACGGTCACCTCGGACAGGTCCGAGGTCGCTTCCGCGGTGGCCGAGGGTTCACTCGGGGACGGGTCCGGCGCCGGTGCGCGCCCTGAATCCGACGAACAGCCCGTCGCCAGCATCACACCTGCGATGCAGGCGATCGCGTTAAGCCGCAGCCAAACTCGCATGCATCTCCCAGACTAGAATTTCGGCCGACGTCGCGGCGGTGACGCGCTGGCCACCCGTACCCGTGAAACGAACCGCGTCGCCCTCACCCAGGGGGCCCGCGCCCTCGAGCGTGACCTCGCCGCGAGGCACGAACAGGTGGAGATAGGGGGCGTGGGGCAACTCGACGCTGTCACCGGCCTGCATCCGCGCGCCGTGTAGGGCGGCGTACTTGTTGCGGATGAAGATTGCGGTCTGGTTCCGGTGTTCAGGCATGCCGCTGGCGATCGTGATCAGACCGCCGCGCAGCAGTTCGTCATCGATCTCGAGTTGCTGATAGCCGGGGTCGATTCCCGACTCGTCAGGGATCACCCACATCTGGACGAAATGCACCGGCTCACTGTGGGATTCGGTGCCCGTCAAGGTCCACGAGTCGTTCTTCTCGGAGTGCAGGATGCCGCGGCCGGCCGACATCCGTTGCGCCAGGCCGGGATAGATCACGCCGGAGTGGCCGGTGGAGTCCTGGTGCACCAGCGATCCGCGCAAGACCCAGGTGACGATCTCCATGTCCCGGTGCGGATGGGTATCAAATCCGGTACCCGGCGCTACCCGGTCGTCGTTGTTGACGAGCAGCAGGCCGTGATGGGTGTTGTCCGGCTCGTAGTGGCTGCCGAAGGAGAACGAGTGCTTGGAGTCCAGCCAGGAGATCGCGGTCTTCGCGCGGCTGTCTGCCCTGCGGATGTCGACGGTGGGGGCGGTCATGGCTTACCTCTCGCTCGGCGCCCAGCCTAAATGGGGCTACTGGACGCGACAACATAGATGATGTGTCATGTATTCCGTGTGGCTGACGAGGCGCGAACAAGAGGTCTGGCGGAAGTACCTGTCAGTCACGAGCCGTCTGCAGACGGCCATGCACCGGCAACTGCAACGTGACTGCGAGCTGTCGCTGGCGGACTACGAGGTCCTCGTCGCGCTGAACGAGCGCGGTCCGCAGCGCATCAACGACCTGGCCGAGACGCTCGGGTGGGAGCAGAGCAGGTTGTCACACCAGCTGCGGCGGATGCGCGGGCGCGCACTGCTCGAGCGGCACGGCAGCGACGACGACCGGCGGGGCGCCAGCGTGTCGATCACCGACGGTGGGCTCGGAGCGCTGCAGAGGGCTGCTCCGGGGCACGCAGAACTCGTGCGCAGCACGGTGTTCGAGGGATTGACACCACAACAGCTTCGGGCGTTCGACGAGGTTCTGAACGCGGTGCTGGACCGGTTGGTTACCAGTCCGCCTCGTCGTAGGTGACGACGCCGCGGATGTTCTTGCCGTCGAGCATGTCCGCATAGCCGGAGTTGATGTCCTCGAGGCGGTAGGTCCTGGTCACCATGTCGTCGATGTTCAGCAAGCCCGACTTGTACAGGCCGACCAGTTTCGGGGTCTCGATGTGCGAGCTGCCACCGCCGAAGATGTTGCCCTTCAACGTCTTCTGCAACATCGTGAACAGGAACAGGTTGAGCTTGACGTCGACGTCCATCATCGAGCCCATGCCCGTCACGACGCAGGTGCCCGTCTTGGTGGTCAGCGTCAGTGCCTCTTCGATGTACTCGCCCTTCATGTCCCCGACGGCGATGATCGTCTTGTCGGCCATCACGCCGTGGGTGAGGTCGATGACCGGTGCGATCGCCTCGGCCATCGACGGGTAGACATGGGTGGCGCCGAACTTGATCGCCTGTTCGCGCTTCCACTCGTTCGGGTCGATCGCGACCACGTGGCGGGCCCCGGCGATGACCGCGCCCTGCAGTGCGCTCATGCCGATGCCGCCGACGCCGACGATCACGACGGTCTCACCCGGGTTGACCTCGGCCACGTTGGTGGCCGACCCGAAGCCCGTCGGAACCGCGCAGCCCAGCAGGGCGGCCGACTCGAACGGAATGTCCTTGTCGATCTTGACGACGGAGTCCTTGTGCACCGTCATGTGCGGCGCGAAGGTGCCGAGCAGGTTCATCGGCGAGACCTCGGTGCTACCGGCATGCACCCGGGAGGTGCCGTCGGCGATCGCCTTGCCGCCGAGCAATACCGCGCCGCGGTCGCACAGCGAGCGGTAGCCCTTGAGGCACGGTGCGCATTGCCCGCACGCCGGGATGAACGCGAGGATGACGTGGTCGCCCTCCTCGAGGCCGGTGACGTTCTTGCCGACCTTGGTGATGACGCCGGCGCCCTCGTGTCCGCCGAGCGCAGGCAGCCCGATCGGGGTGGCGCCGGTGGTCAGGTGGTAGTCCGAATGGCACATGCCCGCGGCGTGCAGGCGGATCTGTACCTCGTCGGCGACGGGGTCACCGATCTCGATCTCGTCGATGCGGAACGGTGAGTTGAGCTCCCACAGCAGCGCGCCCTTGGTCTTCATGGCCGCTGACTATAGAACACGTTACAGAACGAGTGTCAACTCCGCTGTGAACTGCGCAGATGAGGGCTTCGGCCCATCGCAGACACCGCGGTAGGCCAGCCACCTGCGCGTCGAGCCGCTTTGGTGCGCACCTTCGTAATACGCTGCCCGCGATGAGCACACCTTCGCCGCGATGGCGCGCTGTGCGAGCGTTTACCGTCTTCGCTGTGGCGCTGGTGCTGCTGATGGCGGGCAACCTCGCGCTGTACGCGTCCAGCAGGCACTGGGCCGAGGACGGTCTGCAACTCGGCGACTTCGACAAGCCCGACCGGATCGATCTCACCGTGTGGGTGAACCGGGTCGACACCGAGACGACGACGGTGGCGGCGACGATCACCGACGTCGAGGCCAACGGGAAGTACGCCGATGAAGACGGCCATCTGAACCTGGACACCAAGCTGCTGAGCAATTCCTTCACCAACGCCTCGGTGAACCTGCCGAGCGGAGAGACCGTGCCTGTCATCGAGCAGAAGTTCGGCATGGTCGGAATCCCGACCGACTACCCCTTCGATCGCTACACCGCCTTCCTGGGGCTCAACATCGCGGCCGACGACGGCACCTCGCTGCCCACGACGCTCACCGTGTTCAACAACGACTCCTTCTTCCGGGTCGCGCTGGGCCCCGACCCGGACGTCGAAGGCGACAGCGTCGACGCGGATCTTTTCCTGCACCGCAGCGCACCGACGCTGGTGTTCGCCGTGTTCGTGATGCTGCTCATGCTCGGGTTGGCCGCGGCCGCCGTCACGGCGTCCTACTACGCGCTGCGGTGGCGCAGAGGTCTTGTCCTGCCAGCCTGCTCGATGATGGCGGCGATCCTGTTCGCACTGATCCCTCTGCGCAACGCCGTGCCCGGCGGCCCGCCGATCGGCTCGCTCATCGACTTCGTGGCGTTCTTCATCGCCGAGGGCGTCATCTCGATCGCGTTGATCACCAGCGTCGTGCTCGGCTACCGGCACGACATCGCCTATGAGCGCGCCGAAGCGGAAAAGGTGGGCCTGACCATCGACGAGTACGCGCTGGGCCGTAAGCCGTAGTTCAGACGGTGTCGGCGAGCCCGAAGGGGGCGAAGGTCGTGGCGTGGAACGCCACGACGTGCGCGATGCCGCGGGCCGTCACGTCGAGCACGTGCATCTGGAAGGCCTCGTGTGCCCCGGTCTGGCGGTTGAGCATGTAGAGCGCGGCGGCCGGCTGACCGTTGGCGGTGGTCCGAATGAACCGCATATCCCCGGGCCCTTCGGCAGGGCAGTGCGTTTTCGACAGAGCCACGATGTTCTCCGGGCCCTGGTACCAGCCGTCGAACGGCGGCATCTCCCACACGGCATCCGCGGTGAACAACTCGACGAGCTTGTCGACGTCGTAGCTCTCAAACGCTGCGATATAGCGCGTCAGCAGGTCTTGGGCCTCCGGCGACTGCGGCGCGCGCAGCTCGTCGTCCTCGCTCGGGCCGACGGCGTCCAGCTGCGCACGCGCCCGCTGTAGCAGGCTGTTCACCGCCGCCGTCGACGCGCCGACCGCGTCGGCGATTTCGGACGCTTTCCACTGCAGCACGTCGCGCATGACCAGAACGGCGCGCTGCCGCGGTGAGAGGTGCTGAAGTGCCGCGACGAATGCCAGCCGCACGGATTCGCGAGAGCCCACGATGACCGACGGGTCGGCCGGGTCGACCGCCTGATCGGGCAGCGGCTCGAGCCACGGCACCTCCTCACGGGCGACGATGTCGTCGAGCGGATCGGAACTCGGGGCGCCGAGGCCCGTCGGCAGCGG includes:
- a CDS encoding putative transglycosylase associated protein; the protein is MWTIIVALVVGAILGALARLILPGKQNIGVLITVLLGAVGALLGSWISNEMFGTGDKMFSPIPFVIGLVVAIILIGIYVAITGRRGTGAPRTR
- a CDS encoding glucose/sorbosone dehydrogenase; this translates as MRVWLRLNAIACIAGVMLATGCSSDSGRAPAPDPSPSEPSATAEATSDLSEVTVTVDPALAQAPFNEPRQALVPAGWSMAVWARVPKARLAAWAPDGALLVSQPSTGEVLRLQPTDAQPRQSTLLSGLDQPHGLAFAGDTLYVAESDQVDAYTYADGAATDRRTVAADLPDAGSPDLRGAYAHALKSVAIGPDGSVYFSIGSTGNITAADRDADPPRATIMRVAPGGGPAEPFATGVRNGTGLAIAPDGAVWTAVNNRDNVADPQTGQVRQDYVSLHPPESVARLTPGRELGWPFCNPDGGPARLPLIRDVQTNADGSRLDCAALPPIEQSLGAHAAPLGMSFTDGALPAPYSSGALIGVHGSWNREPPYAPEVAFFGWRNGELADKQTLVGGFQSEDGSRWGRPVAAVVGPDGAVYITDDYADAVYRLAPPGR
- the yhhW_3 gene encoding Pirin-like protein, which translates into the protein MTAPTVDIRRADSRAKTAISWLDSKHSFSFGSHYEPDNTHHGLLLVNNDDRVAPGTGFDTHPHRDMEIVTWVLRGSLVHQDSTGHSGVIYPGLAQRMSAGRGILHSEKNDSWTLTGTESHSEPVHFVQMWVIPDESGIDPGYQQLEIDDELLRGGLITIASGMPEHRNQTAIFIRNKYAALHGARMQAGDSVELPHAPYLHLFVPRGEVTLEGAGPLGEGDAVRFTGTGGQRVTAATSAEILVWEMHASLAAA
- a CDS encoding transcriptional regulator, giving the protein MYSVWLTRREQEVWRKYLSVTSRLQTAMHRQLQRDCELSLADYEVLVALNERGPQRINDLAETLGWEQSRLSHQLRRMRGRALLERHGSDDDRRGASVSITDGGLGALQRAAPGHAELVRSTVFEGLTPQQLRAFDEVLNAVLDRLVTSPPRRR
- the flhA_1 gene encoding oxidoreductase, Rxyl_3153 family — encoded protein: MKTKGALLWELNSPFRIDEIEIGDPVADEVQIRLHAAGMCHSDYHLTTGATPIGLPALGGHEGAGVITKVGKNVTGLEEGDHVILAFIPACGQCAPCLKGYRSLCDRGAVLLGGKAIADGTSRVHAGSTEVSPMNLLGTFAPHMTVHKDSVVKIDKDIPFESAALLGCAVPTGFGSATNVAEVNPGETVVIVGVGGIGMSALQGAVIAGARHVVAIDPNEWKREQAIKFGATHVYPSMAEAIAPVIDLTHGVMADKTIIAVGDMKGEYIEEALTLTTKTGTCVVTGMGSMMDVDVKLNLFLFTMLQKTLKGNIFGGGSSHIETPKLVGLYKSGLLNIDDMVTRTYRLEDINSGYADMLDGKNIRGVVTYDEADW
- a CDS encoding putative transmembrane protein; translation: MSTPSPRWRAVRAFTVFAVALVLLMAGNLALYASSRHWAEDGLQLGDFDKPDRIDLTVWVNRVDTETTTVAATITDVEANGKYADEDGHLNLDTKLLSNSFTNASVNLPSGETVPVIEQKFGMVGIPTDYPFDRYTAFLGLNIAADDGTSLPTTLTVFNNDSFFRVALGPDPDVEGDSVDADLFLHRSAPTLVFAVFVMLLMLGLAAAAVTASYYALRWRRGLVLPACSMMAAILFALIPLRNAVPGGPPIGSLIDFVAFFIAEGVISIALITSVVLGYRHDIAYERAEAEKVGLTIDEYALGRKP
- the sigX gene encoding RNA polymerase factor sigma-70; amino-acid sequence: MSDPLIKLGGVTVLAHDVDDSSAEDAFLADAQRYRRELLAHCYRMTGSLHDAEDLVQETYLRAWKSFRGFEGKSSVRTWLYRIATNTCLTALESRQRRPLPTGLGAPSSDPLDDIVAREEVPWLEPLPDQAVDPADPSVIVGSRESVRLAFVAALQHLSPRQRAVLVMRDVLQWKASEIADAVGASTAAVNSLLQRARAQLDAVGPSEDDELRAPQSPEAQDLLTRYIAAFESYDVDKLVELFTADAVWEMPPFDGWYQGPENIVALSKTHCPAEGPGDMRFIRTTANGQPAAALYMLNRQTGAHEAFQMHVLDVTARGIAHVVAFHATTFAPFGLADTV